The Halomicronema hongdechloris C2206 genome includes a window with the following:
- a CDS encoding TIR domain-containing protein, with product MAKIPVFYSFHFDNDVMRVQQIRNIGILEGNSPASPNDWERLKRTGETAVERWIEDNMKYKRCVIVLIGSDTANRPWVKYEIKKAWNDQRALLGIYIHNLKCPRNGFSKKGKNPFDELQLESGTKLSSLVTCYDPSPLNAYDEIAKNVENWIRWAIKNKQN from the coding sequence ATGGCAAAAATTCCAGTGTTTTATAGCTTTCATTTTGACAATGATGTGATGCGCGTTCAGCAAATAAGAAACATTGGCATACTCGAAGGAAATTCACCCGCTTCGCCAAATGATTGGGAACGGTTGAAGCGTACAGGTGAGACTGCTGTTGAACGCTGGATTGAAGATAATATGAAATACAAGCGCTGCGTTATAGTTTTGATCGGTTCTGATACAGCAAACAGGCCTTGGGTGAAATATGAAATTAAAAAGGCCTGGAATGATCAGCGAGCGCTCTTGGGTATTTACATCCATAATCTAAAGTGTCCCAGAAATGGTTTTAGTAAAAAAGGAAAAAATCCTTTTGATGAGCTACAGCTTGAGAGCGGAACAAAGTTGTCTTCCCTCGTTACGTGCTATGACCCTAGCCCATTGAATGCATATGATGAGATTGCTAAAAATGTTGAAAATTGGATCCGCTGGGCCATAAAAAATAAGCAAAACTAA
- a CDS encoding toll/interleukin-1 receptor domain-containing protein — translation MTSYQNKSDDYVFISYRRTDFDWVKAYLLPKLKVWKVNYVIDHQDFLPGQRIAGTIRDYIRSSRKVIFVCTREFLDSEWCREELETARAEDPGSIQGKSIPVVLDKLGVPDLLSDIIWCDLSNDQNDANEWRKLCVSIGGSWDGYRAIQDLVAAAIGAEYSVYKQLPKIKLKKLENHFDVNGGAYKRINNLLVQHSQKKWIISNEHNPSTYLILDIQVKPNGGDGYVAETKEYWYLRWYSLRDQKYRHIYNETNQQLYKVQNLNGSYKVVDNIYPAPRKRWWRSILNYVLKFR, via the coding sequence ATGACTAGCTACCAAAATAAATCTGATGACTACGTTTTCATTAGCTACCGAAGAACCGATTTTGACTGGGTGAAAGCATATCTACTACCAAAGCTAAAAGTTTGGAAAGTAAATTATGTAATAGATCACCAAGATTTTCTGCCAGGACAACGTATTGCAGGCACCATACGGGATTATATTAGATCATCTCGAAAGGTTATATTCGTATGCACAAGAGAATTCCTCGATTCTGAATGGTGTAGAGAAGAGTTAGAAACGGCTCGTGCAGAAGACCCAGGAAGCATTCAGGGAAAATCTATTCCAGTCGTTTTAGATAAGCTCGGAGTACCTGACCTGCTAAGTGACATAATATGGTGCGATTTATCCAATGACCAAAATGATGCTAATGAATGGAGGAAATTGTGTGTTTCAATAGGTGGCAGCTGGGACGGCTACAGGGCTATTCAAGATTTGGTTGCAGCTGCAATTGGAGCAGAATACTCCGTATACAAGCAACTGCCAAAGATAAAATTGAAGAAACTTGAAAACCATTTCGACGTGAATGGCGGAGCGTATAAAAGGATAAATAATCTCTTAGTTCAACATAGTCAGAAAAAGTGGATAATATCAAACGAACATAACCCATCTACCTATCTAATATTAGACATTCAAGTGAAACCTAATGGAGGCGATGGGTACGTTGCCGAGACAAAGGAATATTGGTATCTTAGATGGTATTCATTAAGGGATCAAAAATACCGACATATATACAATGAAACAAATCAGCAATTATATAAAGTTCAAAACTTGAACGGATCGTATAAAGTGGTGGACAACATTTACCCAGCTCCTAGGAAGAGGTGGTGGCGATCAATATTAAATTACGTATTGAAGTTTAGGTAA
- a CDS encoding PIN domain-containing protein, with amino-acid sequence MSGRFLLDTNIVIALLADEAIVKDNLAQVSEVFIPSIVIGELCYGARKSGRVEANLARVDELVRSHIAVGWVETRNPTLTGFSQYNCTVGIIFSEILANPYSTYNAHH; translated from the coding sequence GTGAGTGGTAGGTTTTTGCTCGATACCAACATCGTTATTGCACTTCTTGCAGATGAGGCGATCGTTAAAGACAATCTTGCTCAAGTCAGTGAAGTTTTCATTCCAAGCATTGTCATTGGTGAGCTGTGTTATGGAGCCAGAAAGTCAGGACGAGTTGAAGCAAACCTAGCAAGAGTTGATGAATTAGTGCGATCGCATATCGCCGTAGGTTGGGTTGAGACACGAAACCCAACACTCACAGGCTTTAGCCAGTATAATTGTACGGTGGGCATTATCTTTTCCGAGATCCTTGCTAACCCATACTCAACCTACAATGCCCACCACTGA
- a CDS encoding HNH endonuclease: MTAGGTDDIDNIQPLCYQCNLSKFNGR; the protein is encoded by the coding sequence CTGACCGCTGGTGGCACAGATGACATCGACAACATACAGCCCCTTTGTTATCAGTGCAATTTATCCAAGTTCAATGGTCGTTGA
- a CDS encoding DUF5615 family PIN-like protein — MKLLFDQNLSRKLINRLADIFPESSHVQFHDLAEKTDTEIWDFAKLNDFCIVTQDADFSERSRLYGSPPKVVWLRCGNAPTNQVEALIRSGATAIQELLNNPELHCLELH, encoded by the coding sequence TTGAAGCTGCTGTTTGACCAAAACCTTAGCCGTAAGCTGATTAATCGGTTGGCTGATATTTTTCCTGAATCCAGCCACGTTCAATTCCATGACCTAGCTGAGAAAACAGATACTGAAATCTGGGATTTTGCTAAGCTCAATGACTTTTGCATAGTGACGCAAGATGCAGATTTCTCTGAAAGAAGTCGGCTTTATGGCTCTCCACCCAAAGTTGTTTGGTTGCGATGTGGCAATGCACCAACTAATCAAGTCGAAGCATTAATTCGTTCCGGAGCAACAGCAATTCAAGAACTCTTGAACAATCCCGAGTTGCACTGTCTGGAACTTCATTAG
- a CDS encoding DUF433 domain-containing protein — protein MSYRDIITIEPDKRGGKPCIRRMRITVYDVLGWLAAGMSTAEIIDDFPELTETDIRACLEFAADREHRLVASVSAA, from the coding sequence ATGAGCTATCGCGACATCATTACGATTGAGCCTGATAAGCGTGGTGGCAAGCCATGCATCCGCCGGATGCGGATTACGGTCTACGATGTCTTGGGCTGGTTAGCGGCTGGTATGTCTACCGCTGAAATCATTGACGACTTTCCAGAATTAACGGAAACTGACATTAGGGCTTGTTTAGAGTTCGCAGCTGATCGCGAACATCGTTTAGTTGCATCGGTGAGTGCTGCTTGA
- a CDS encoding DMT family transporter, whose protein sequence is MTSTSTVYVVLAALCWGVSGGIGGILMADGWDAFVVSFYRGVIGLLFVFVWLALRPSGSGLASRQLWFWSAIAGLGVAGNFAFYFVSIAQGSIAIAATLMYCAPVFVYLVSFALKLERPTALNLAAIAVVMFGIVLLTQIYDVGAGSVTSIGVGAGLLAGLSYAVFILGFKYAAPHGSPQAILTIAFAVLATILIWPGDVNQTVGVLSTPDWPLFVALGVFGAGLSFVLYIVGLNRIAPAIASILAMIEPVIASLFGVVVLNESLVGPQIFGMGLILVTVTALSVDSNV, encoded by the coding sequence ATGACGAGCACAAGTACGGTTTACGTGGTGCTAGCGGCTCTCTGCTGGGGGGTATCAGGCGGGATCGGCGGTATTTTGATGGCCGACGGCTGGGACGCATTCGTGGTGTCGTTCTACCGGGGCGTGATCGGTCTGCTGTTCGTCTTCGTCTGGCTAGCGTTGCGCCCGAGTGGTAGCGGATTGGCCAGTCGCCAATTATGGTTCTGGTCAGCGATTGCCGGTCTCGGCGTAGCTGGCAATTTCGCGTTTTATTTCGTGAGCATCGCGCAGGGCAGTATCGCGATTGCGGCTACACTGATGTACTGCGCACCCGTGTTCGTGTATCTCGTGTCATTCGCACTAAAGCTCGAAAGACCCACCGCGTTGAATTTGGCCGCGATCGCGGTAGTGATGTTTGGCATTGTGTTACTTACCCAGATTTACGATGTCGGCGCGGGCAGTGTCACGTCGATCGGTGTGGGTGCCGGGCTGCTTGCCGGGCTGTCCTACGCGGTATTTATTCTCGGCTTCAAGTATGCGGCACCGCACGGCAGCCCGCAGGCGATTCTCACGATAGCGTTCGCAGTACTTGCCACCATCCTGATCTGGCCGGGCGATGTCAATCAGACCGTTGGAGTCCTAAGCACGCCGGATTGGCCGCTGTTCGTGGCACTGGGCGTGTTTGGCGCGGGATTATCGTTCGTCCTTTATATCGTCGGCCTGAACCGTATCGCACCGGCCATAGCCTCAATCCTGGCAATGATCGAACCCGTCATCGCGTCGCTATTCGGCGTAGTGGTCTTAAATGAAAGCCTGGTAGGCCCACAAATCTTCGGCATGGGACTGATTTTGGTCACAGTGACTGCATTGAGCGTTGATTCAAACGTTTGA
- the gcvT gene encoding glycine cleavage system aminomethyltransferase GcvT codes for MASQRTPLYDLLLDQNARIVDFAGWEMPVQYAGIKQEHRAVRQQAGVFDISHMGKFVLRGPGLLAALDGLVPTDLSRLQPGKAQYTVLLTPEAGIVDDLLLYRQEDDSQGERVVTIVNAATTAKDKAWLRQALEPTIELQDLSAEQVLLAVQGPYAATKLQALVDIDLSTIKRYCHGEATLWGQPAFLARTGYTGEDGFEIMVPAETGRRLWSALLQAEVTPCGLGARDTLRLEAAMALYGQDITEATTPLEAGLGWLVHLDRKGDFLGRPILEQQKQQGVSRKLVGLRMEGRHIARHGYPVLQDDQPVGEVTSGTLSPSLGYPIALAYVPPELGQVGQAVTIEIRGQGRTATVVKRPFYRART; via the coding sequence ATGGCATCCCAACGCACCCCCTTGTATGACCTGCTCTTAGACCAAAACGCTCGCATAGTGGACTTCGCGGGTTGGGAAATGCCCGTGCAGTATGCCGGCATCAAACAGGAACATCGAGCGGTGCGGCAGCAAGCTGGGGTATTTGATATTTCCCACATGGGTAAATTTGTCCTGCGGGGCCCTGGCCTCTTGGCTGCCCTGGATGGGTTAGTCCCGACAGATTTGAGTCGCCTGCAACCGGGTAAGGCTCAATACACAGTATTGTTGACCCCTGAGGCTGGCATTGTTGACGATCTGCTCCTGTATCGCCAGGAGGATGATAGCCAGGGGGAGCGGGTAGTCACCATCGTCAATGCAGCCACGACTGCCAAAGATAAGGCCTGGTTGCGTCAAGCGCTGGAGCCCACCATTGAGCTGCAAGATCTCTCAGCAGAGCAAGTGCTGCTAGCGGTGCAAGGTCCCTACGCGGCGACCAAGTTGCAGGCCTTGGTGGACATCGATCTGTCTACCATCAAGCGCTATTGCCATGGGGAAGCCACTCTCTGGGGGCAACCGGCATTCTTGGCCCGCACCGGCTATACCGGGGAAGATGGTTTTGAGATTATGGTGCCCGCCGAAACGGGCCGTCGTCTCTGGTCGGCACTGCTGCAGGCGGAGGTTACCCCCTGTGGCCTCGGGGCCCGCGACACTCTGCGTTTAGAAGCGGCCATGGCCCTCTACGGTCAGGATATTACGGAAGCAACTACGCCCTTGGAGGCGGGATTGGGGTGGCTAGTGCACCTAGACCGTAAGGGAGATTTCCTAGGCCGCCCAATATTGGAGCAGCAAAAACAGCAGGGGGTATCTCGAAAATTAGTGGGCCTACGGATGGAGGGACGACATATCGCTCGCCACGGGTACCCGGTCCTCCAAGACGATCAACCCGTGGGTGAGGTGACCAGCGGCACGCTGTCCCCCAGTCTGGGGTATCCCATCGCCCTGGCCTATGTACCGCCTGAGTTAGGCCAGGTGGGTCAGGCTGTGACCATAGAGATTCGGGGCCAGGGGCGGACGGCTACGGTAGTAAAGCGGCCGTTTTATCGCGCTAGGACCTGA
- the gcvH gene encoding glycine cleavage system protein GcvH, which translates to MAFEYPTNLKYLDTHEYARLDEDDVVTVGITAFAVDQLGDIVFLELPEVGDAIEKGEKFGTVESVKAVEDLKAPLSGDVIERNETLLDAPEQLADDPYGDAWLVKVKAENLEDLDDAMSAEEYKDQVEA; encoded by the coding sequence ATGGCGTTCGAATATCCGACTAATCTGAAATATCTCGATACCCATGAATATGCCCGGCTCGATGAAGATGATGTTGTTACGGTTGGGATTACGGCCTTTGCCGTGGATCAATTGGGTGACATCGTGTTTCTGGAATTGCCTGAGGTCGGAGATGCCATCGAGAAAGGGGAAAAATTTGGCACCGTTGAATCGGTGAAAGCGGTTGAAGATTTGAAGGCTCCTCTGAGTGGGGATGTGATTGAGCGCAATGAGACGCTGTTGGATGCCCCAGAACAGTTGGCAGATGATCCCTATGGCGATGCCTGGTTAGTTAAGGTCAAGGCTGAGAATCTTGAGGATCTCGATGATGCCATGTCGGCGGAAGAGTATAAAGATCAAGTCGAAGCATGA
- the gcvP gene encoding aminomethyl-transferring glycine dehydrogenase, with product MSQSFYGSDTTVTKGISSLGAPTTLGRQTANGRRQQTVGQSTIDAAANGATDFARRHIGPGPAAIETMLQRLGYDSLDALTDAVIPADIRLVQPLQLAPGLEETEALQRLRAIASQNQVWRSYIGLGYHNTKIPTVIQRNVLENPGWYTQYTPYQPEIAQGRLEALLNFQTMVTDLTGLEIANASLLDEGTAAAEAMTMSFNLRKNKKARRFWVSAACHPQTLEVVKTRALPLDIEVVVGDYRQFTPDDSYFGLLLQYPASDGAIYDYGELIHQAHDHKALVTVATDLLSLTLLKPPGEFGADIAVGNSQRFGVPLGFGGPHAAFFATRSAFARKLPGRLVGVSKDNHGTLALRLALQTREQHIRRDAATSNICTAQVLLAIIASMYAVYHGPDGLQRIATRVHQLTVALAQGLRALGYTLADTPYFDTLRVDIGQTQAAILAQAAAKHMNLRLIDNQTLGVSLDETTTPQDVQELLQVFACDSESPAPTELTLDGQSLAIPEQLARTSPYLSHPVFHNHRSETEMLRYLHRLQGKDFSLTTGMIPLGSCTMKLNATAEMVPITWPEFSQIHPFAPLDQVRGYRYLFQELESWLAEITGFAAISLQPNAGSQGEYAGLLVIRQYHQQRGEGHRRVCLIPQSAHGTNPASAVMAGMTVVAVACDQDGNIDVADLRVKADQHQDNLAALMVTYPSTHGVFETAIRDICDIVHSHGGQVYMDGANMNAQVGLCRPADFGADVCHLNLHKTFCIPHGGGGPGVGPIGVQAHLRDFLPSHGLTPSVGGKQAIGAIASAPWGSASILPISWMYIAMMGATGLTQASQVAILNANYVAYRLRDHYDILYTGRNGLVAHECIIDLRPFRKQAGISADDVAKRLIDYGFHPPTMSWPVAGTIMVEPTESESLAELDRFCEAMMAIREEIRAVESGQVSAEDNLLKRAPHTVADLVTVDWQRPYSREQAVFPYPWVREHKFWPAVNRIDQAYGDRNLMCSCPSMDAYSD from the coding sequence ATGTCGCAGTCTTTCTACGGGTCAGATACAACGGTTACCAAGGGTATCTCCTCCTTGGGCGCACCTACGACGTTAGGACGGCAAACGGCTAATGGCCGTCGTCAACAGACCGTTGGTCAATCCACCATAGATGCAGCCGCTAATGGGGCAACAGACTTTGCCAGACGACATATTGGCCCTGGCCCTGCAGCCATTGAAACCATGTTGCAACGGCTGGGGTATGACTCCCTAGATGCCCTGACTGATGCGGTGATTCCGGCTGACATTCGCCTGGTCCAGCCCCTACAGTTAGCACCTGGCCTGGAGGAAACTGAGGCATTGCAACGGCTCCGTGCGATCGCATCGCAAAACCAGGTCTGGCGCTCCTACATCGGCCTGGGCTACCACAACACCAAGATTCCCACCGTCATTCAGCGCAATGTTCTAGAGAATCCCGGTTGGTATACCCAATACACCCCCTATCAACCCGAGATTGCCCAGGGTCGTCTGGAGGCATTGCTCAACTTTCAGACGATGGTCACCGACCTAACCGGGTTAGAGATCGCCAACGCCTCCCTGCTGGATGAGGGCACCGCCGCCGCCGAAGCCATGACCATGAGCTTCAATCTACGTAAAAACAAGAAAGCGCGGCGCTTTTGGGTGTCAGCGGCCTGTCATCCCCAGACCCTAGAGGTCGTGAAGACCCGGGCCCTACCCCTAGACATCGAAGTTGTTGTGGGAGACTATCGGCAGTTCACCCCTGACGACAGCTACTTTGGTCTGCTACTGCAATACCCGGCCAGCGATGGGGCCATCTATGACTACGGTGAGCTGATCCACCAGGCCCATGACCACAAGGCCCTAGTGACGGTAGCCACCGATCTGCTTAGCCTTACCCTGCTCAAGCCTCCCGGTGAATTCGGCGCCGATATCGCCGTGGGCAATAGCCAGCGTTTTGGGGTACCCCTGGGTTTTGGCGGTCCCCATGCCGCCTTTTTCGCCACCCGCTCCGCCTTTGCCCGGAAGTTGCCTGGCCGCCTAGTCGGCGTCTCTAAGGACAACCATGGCACTCTGGCCCTGCGACTGGCGCTGCAGACTCGGGAGCAACATATCCGCCGCGATGCTGCCACTAGTAATATCTGTACCGCTCAAGTCCTGCTGGCCATCATCGCCAGCATGTATGCGGTCTACCACGGTCCCGACGGATTGCAGCGTATTGCTACTCGGGTGCATCAGCTGACGGTGGCCTTAGCCCAAGGGCTACGGGCTCTGGGATATACCTTGGCTGACACCCCCTATTTCGACACTCTACGGGTTGACATCGGCCAAACCCAGGCCGCCATTCTGGCCCAAGCCGCTGCCAAGCATATGAATCTGCGGCTGATTGACAATCAAACCCTAGGGGTTTCCTTGGACGAAACCACCACGCCGCAAGATGTCCAGGAGCTGCTGCAGGTGTTTGCCTGCGATTCAGAGTCCCCTGCCCCTACGGAGCTCACCCTGGACGGGCAATCTCTGGCTATTCCCGAACAGTTGGCCCGCACCAGCCCCTATCTGAGTCATCCCGTCTTCCACAATCATCGCTCTGAGACGGAAATGCTGCGCTATTTGCATCGGCTCCAGGGCAAGGACTTCTCCCTGACCACCGGCATGATTCCCTTGGGCTCCTGTACCATGAAGCTGAACGCCACGGCGGAGATGGTGCCGATTACCTGGCCAGAGTTCAGCCAGATCCATCCCTTTGCCCCGTTGGATCAGGTGCGAGGCTATCGCTACTTGTTTCAGGAATTAGAGAGCTGGTTGGCCGAGATTACTGGGTTTGCTGCCATTTCCCTGCAGCCCAATGCTGGCTCCCAGGGAGAATATGCCGGGCTCTTGGTGATTCGACAGTACCACCAGCAGCGGGGGGAAGGACACCGTCGGGTCTGTCTGATTCCCCAATCGGCCCATGGCACTAATCCCGCCAGTGCCGTCATGGCTGGCATGACGGTGGTGGCTGTGGCCTGTGATCAAGACGGCAATATCGACGTGGCTGACCTCAGGGTCAAGGCTGACCAGCACCAAGATAACCTGGCCGCCCTGATGGTGACTTACCCATCGACCCATGGGGTATTCGAGACGGCGATCCGGGACATCTGCGACATCGTCCACAGCCATGGCGGCCAGGTCTATATGGATGGAGCCAATATGAATGCCCAGGTGGGCCTCTGCCGTCCGGCTGACTTCGGTGCCGATGTTTGCCACCTCAACCTTCACAAGACTTTCTGTATCCCTCATGGTGGTGGTGGTCCGGGGGTGGGTCCTATTGGTGTCCAGGCTCACTTACGCGACTTCTTGCCCAGCCATGGCCTCACGCCCAGCGTGGGAGGAAAGCAGGCCATTGGTGCGATCGCATCGGCCCCCTGGGGCAGCGCCAGCATTCTGCCCATTTCCTGGATGTACATCGCCATGATGGGCGCCACCGGCCTCACCCAGGCCTCCCAGGTGGCCATTCTCAACGCCAACTACGTCGCCTATCGGCTGCGGGACCATTACGATATTCTCTACACCGGCCGCAATGGGCTGGTGGCCCATGAGTGTATCATCGACCTGCGTCCCTTCCGCAAACAGGCCGGCATCAGCGCCGATGATGTGGCCAAGCGCCTGATCGACTATGGCTTCCATCCCCCCACCATGTCCTGGCCGGTGGCAGGCACCATCATGGTGGAGCCCACCGAAAGTGAGTCCCTAGCAGAACTGGATCGCTTCTGCGAAGCCATGATGGCCATTCGGGAAGAGATTCGAGCCGTGGAAAGCGGCCAGGTCAGCGCCGAGGACAATCTGCTCAAACGAGCCCCCCATACCGTCGCCGACCTGGTCACCGTCGACTGGCAGCGCCCCTACTCTCGCGAGCAGGCCGTATTTCCCTATCCTTGGGTACGAGAGCATAAATTCTGGCCCGCGGTGAACCGCATCGATCAGGCCTACGGCGATCGCAACTTGATGTGTTCCTGCCCCTCCATGGATGCCTATAGTGACTGA
- a CDS encoding GNAT family N-acetyltransferase, which translates to MAAPAPQLPPNCRLRPAQAADQWALRRLVLGAFLDPTQIRWSQFWVIDTGEQIIACGQLREFPGAQELGSLVVARPWRGQGLGSLLSDHLIAQAHLPLFLECLGQRLARFYQHRGFVPAQWSQLPAALRRKFALSYLAWRWGLPLTIMVYPPSLPSPTAEIS; encoded by the coding sequence ATGGCAGCACCGGCTCCCCAACTCCCCCCCAACTGTCGACTGCGGCCAGCCCAGGCCGCCGATCAGTGGGCGCTGCGGCGTTTGGTATTGGGGGCCTTTCTAGATCCCACCCAGATTCGCTGGTCCCAGTTCTGGGTGATCGACACCGGGGAGCAGATTATCGCCTGTGGCCAGTTGCGGGAGTTCCCCGGTGCCCAGGAACTGGGCAGCCTGGTGGTGGCCCGGCCCTGGCGGGGACAAGGGTTAGGCTCCCTCTTGAGCGATCACTTGATTGCCCAGGCTCACTTGCCGCTATTTCTAGAATGTTTGGGGCAGCGGCTGGCTCGCTTTTACCAGCACCGCGGCTTCGTTCCGGCCCAGTGGTCCCAGCTGCCCGCGGCCCTGCGCCGTAAATTTGCCCTATCCTATCTAGCCTGGCGCTGGGGCCTGCCCCTGACCATCATGGTCTACCCGCCTTCGCTGCCCAGCCCTACTGCTGAGATCTCCTGA
- a CDS encoding MGDG synthase family glycosyltransferase encodes MTNVLILHSSLGSGHISASKALQEAFARFPQMTVRSEDALEHASPVYRRVVREAYEQLSERLPQLYKAYYEGSDVEDLEKSLDSNLTWAKLERPFFRKLENLVQAANPDVVVCVQQIPSRLLQLVEKQDTVRRPQYVVITDAIAHSTWINYGVSGYFLPNDLGRNFLVQRGVDPALLHVTGIPIRLEIMEQKHKATVRSQLELPPDSRVVTLMGGGLSPKRVHEVVSDLLEYACLDVLVVAAGRNQDLLDAIADLSSHDTVSLRKLGMIDYIDDLIVASDLVITKAGGLITSEILARGTPMILVDPIPGQEEQNADVIAASGAGVQLRLLEMVAPAVGHLLSHPERLADMSEAALSLGRPEAALAIARHIIEHWQQDRQRLASLAPANNS; translated from the coding sequence GTGACTAACGTATTGATCTTGCATTCGTCGTTGGGGTCGGGCCACATTAGTGCCTCGAAAGCGTTACAGGAAGCCTTCGCCCGCTTCCCCCAGATGACGGTGCGCAGCGAAGATGCCTTAGAGCATGCCAGTCCGGTCTATCGACGGGTAGTGCGGGAGGCCTATGAGCAGCTGAGTGAGCGCTTGCCCCAACTCTACAAGGCCTATTACGAAGGCAGCGATGTGGAGGATCTAGAAAAATCTCTGGACAGCAATTTGACCTGGGCTAAGTTGGAGCGGCCTTTTTTTCGCAAGCTGGAGAATTTAGTCCAAGCGGCTAATCCAGATGTGGTGGTATGCGTGCAGCAAATTCCCAGTCGTCTACTGCAGCTAGTCGAGAAACAAGATACGGTGCGGCGGCCTCAGTATGTGGTAATCACCGATGCCATTGCCCACAGTACTTGGATCAACTACGGCGTCAGTGGCTATTTTCTGCCCAATGATCTGGGCCGGAATTTTCTGGTCCAGCGGGGGGTCGATCCAGCCCTGCTGCATGTAACCGGGATTCCGATTCGCCTGGAAATCATGGAACAGAAGCATAAGGCGACGGTGCGATCGCAGCTGGAACTGCCCCCAGACAGCCGGGTCGTCACCCTGATGGGGGGTGGGTTGTCCCCGAAGCGCGTCCATGAAGTGGTTTCAGACTTATTGGAGTATGCCTGCCTGGATGTGTTGGTGGTGGCGGCCGGTCGCAATCAGGATCTGCTGGACGCCATCGCCGATCTCAGCAGCCACGATACCGTCAGCCTGCGTAAGCTCGGTATGATCGATTACATTGACGATCTGATCGTGGCCAGTGATCTGGTCATCACCAAGGCCGGGGGGCTCATTACCAGCGAAATTCTGGCCCGGGGCACGCCGATGATTCTGGTGGATCCCATCCCCGGTCAGGAAGAACAGAATGCCGATGTGATTGCGGCCTCCGGAGCGGGGGTGCAGCTGCGATTGCTGGAGATGGTTGCCCCGGCTGTGGGGCATCTGCTCAGCCATCCAGAGCGCCTGGCCGACATGAGCGAGGCCGCCCTCAGTTTGGGCCGTCCCGAGGCGGCCCTGGCCATTGCCCGCCATATTATCGAGCACTGGCAGCAAGATCGGCAGCGGTTGGCCTCCCTGGCTCCAGCAAACAACTCGTAA